One Vallitalea pronyensis genomic region harbors:
- a CDS encoding ABC transporter ATP-binding protein gives MQNILHIRNLTKKYKDKIAVHKLNLAVEKGEIFGLLGPNGAGKSTTIECVLGTKAKNEGQVELLGQKLGNYNKELFQQIGVQFQASHYPDRIKVKEMCELMASLYVHTVDWRVLIQEFSLESKLNQLVSSLSGGERQKLSVVLALINSPKIVFLDELTTGLDPQARREVWYYLRLLQEKGVTIFLTSHYMDEVEALCNRVLIIHNGAQVISGTPDEIIQKSDAKNLEEAYLHYIGAVGGKR, from the coding sequence ATGCAGAATATCCTTCATATAAGGAACCTAACGAAAAAATATAAGGATAAAATAGCTGTTCATAAACTTAACCTAGCGGTGGAGAAAGGTGAGATATTTGGTCTGCTAGGGCCTAATGGGGCAGGGAAATCAACAACCATAGAATGTGTGTTAGGCACCAAAGCAAAAAACGAAGGGCAGGTGGAGTTATTAGGCCAAAAGCTGGGCAACTATAACAAAGAACTGTTTCAACAGATCGGTGTACAATTTCAAGCCAGCCATTACCCGGATCGTATTAAAGTGAAAGAAATGTGTGAATTGATGGCATCTCTCTATGTACACACAGTGGATTGGCGTGTTCTCATACAGGAGTTTTCATTAGAAAGTAAGCTTAATCAGTTGGTTTCCTCCTTATCAGGTGGTGAACGACAGAAATTATCCGTTGTATTAGCCCTTATCAATTCCCCTAAGATTGTCTTTCTGGATGAACTTACAACGGGACTAGACCCTCAAGCCAGGCGTGAAGTATGGTATTATTTGAGGTTATTACAAGAAAAAGGTGTCACCATATTTTTAACATCCCATTATATGGATGAAGTAGAAGCCCTCTGTAATCGAGTGCTCATTATCCATAACGGTGCACAAGTTATCAGTGGGACACCAGACGAAATTATTCAAAAGTCAGATGCTAAGAATCTAGAAGAAGCCTATCTTCATTATATAGGGGCTGTAGGAGGGAAGCGATGA
- a CDS encoding MerR family transcriptional regulator — protein sequence MYKIGLFSKMNRITTKTLRHYDEIGLLKPAHVDDLTGYRYYASEQLPILHKIMTLKQMGLGLTDIQQIVDNPVSAQVFLKLKEKELRDAVEEQEKKLLQIKNYMNRLKGENMAAYNPIIKTLPKVIVASMRFRSPSYGEYFHVIPKMGEEMKRQGAVCAEPEYCFSIYHDGEYKERDIDVEVCEAVVDFCQGSEMVQYKVIDQVDTAVCILHKGPYEAFREAYTFIYQWIKDNGYEAIDNPRESYIDGIWNKESKEDWLTEIQVPIKK from the coding sequence ATGTATAAAATTGGCTTGTTTTCTAAAATGAATCGTATCACAACCAAAACCCTTAGACATTATGATGAGATAGGTTTATTGAAGCCTGCCCATGTGGATGACCTGACAGGCTATCGTTATTATGCCAGTGAACAATTACCTATCCTGCATAAAATTATGACCCTTAAACAAATGGGGCTAGGCTTAACCGATATACAGCAAATTGTTGACAACCCTGTTAGTGCTCAAGTATTCCTTAAATTAAAAGAAAAGGAACTAAGAGATGCCGTAGAAGAACAAGAAAAGAAATTGTTACAGATTAAAAATTATATGAATCGGTTAAAAGGAGAAAATATGGCTGCTTATAACCCTATCATAAAAACATTACCCAAAGTCATTGTTGCGTCCATGCGTTTTCGTTCACCCAGTTACGGGGAGTACTTTCATGTGATACCTAAAATGGGAGAAGAAATGAAACGGCAAGGGGCTGTCTGTGCAGAACCTGAATACTGTTTTAGTATTTATCATGATGGTGAATATAAGGAGAGAGATATTGATGTGGAAGTGTGTGAAGCCGTCGTTGATTTTTGTCAAGGGTCAGAAATGGTTCAATACAAGGTCATTGACCAAGTGGATACAGCGGTATGTATCTTACACAAAGGTCCTTATGAAGCCTTTCGTGAAGCCTATACATTTATCTATCAATGGATTAAAGATAATGGCTATGAAGCCATTGATAACCCTCGGGAATCTTATATTGATGGTATTTGGAATAAAGAGAGTAAAGAGGATTGGCTAACAGAGATTCAAGTGCCGATTAAGAAGTAA
- a CDS encoding ABC transporter permease has translation MKTIRVLFKTECILAIREFSGVLFGILLPAGLILLLGVIYQGEMVEQASYSKIQQAFGGVITIGICATGLMGIPLTITSYREKKVLKRFQVTPTSPMNLLFAQVLSQLVFAILSSVIVYLIAKLAFGYAMIGSVLEFILTYLLVTASIYALGMCIASISDSIKTVNLLCTIIYFPMIFLSGATVPYEVMPKGLQAFAQVMPLTHGIKLLKGVSLGEPIGSFTVSIIILIFTAIMGMLISIKTFKYTFD, from the coding sequence ATGAAAACAATTCGTGTGTTATTTAAGACGGAGTGCATCTTAGCCATAAGGGAATTCTCAGGGGTATTATTCGGTATTTTATTACCAGCAGGACTCATATTACTGCTGGGTGTTATCTATCAAGGAGAGATGGTTGAGCAAGCATCATACTCAAAAATCCAGCAAGCTTTTGGTGGGGTCATCACCATTGGAATATGTGCTACAGGATTAATGGGTATTCCTTTAACCATCACCAGCTATCGGGAGAAGAAAGTTCTCAAACGTTTCCAAGTAACACCAACATCACCCATGAACCTGCTATTTGCCCAAGTCCTAAGTCAATTGGTTTTTGCAATCCTATCCTCTGTCATCGTATATCTTATTGCCAAGCTTGCGTTTGGGTATGCCATGATAGGGTCTGTGCTTGAATTTATACTGACATATTTACTCGTTACAGCGTCAATTTATGCTTTAGGGATGTGTATAGCCAGTATATCCGACTCCATTAAAACGGTCAATCTGCTCTGTACCATTATCTATTTTCCAATGATTTTTCTATCTGGTGCAACGGTACCCTATGAAGTGATGCCAAAAGGTCTTCAGGCATTTGCACAAGTAATGCCTTTAACCCATGGTATAAAATTATTAAAAGGTGTCTCCCTGGGTGAACCAATAGGAAGTTTTACGGTATCCATAATCATATTGATTTTTACAGCAATTATGGGTATGCTTATATCCATAAAGACTTTTAAGTATACCTTCGATTAA
- a CDS encoding BatD family protein, with protein sequence MIGKRQLRKAVLLSLFFLIIIMQTMSIQAEEARIRLDMDSLNLELGVSTNMTLTLENINGGRLKSIEGIEHFEILSSGQSQNTSIVNGKTTQSIQVNYALMPKTTGDFTLIGYVEYEGKTYETNALEVHVSEQSSKLDGETEDIFLKTNLSKENAYFGEKLVLTYELYSRYRIDHYGFKDMVQLDGFITKDFSEEQLKSNYVTIDGKKYVKYEVKKMILSPTTSGAMNIPSYQLEVILSTGDFFSQGKSMYLNSDALDVQIQPLPTENQPKDFTGLIGQLDVQATYSQEEVAYGQSLSLHVKLSGNSNLELVDSIFPKDMDNFTVYETEKDLREDVIGNDYVAEKGFEMILVPKATGEITINPIQITYFDVVTETYQDAVISGKTITVNGTMPTVASQTGNAGVVERQQMIINQINPVQLDEAYFTLKKSHVYTGIVIILLLITILAIFYYMRMKNRKRDKPLQAIYERVKKAKDNQDYYNILNDMIKYRYHISIKASSREDIKQHILNPTVVASVFDMMDMMENNFQQEQKSNSHIKEMMKNIYQEIKKKKQMC encoded by the coding sequence ATGATTGGTAAACGACAATTGAGAAAAGCAGTTTTATTAAGCCTGTTTTTTCTAATCATCATCATGCAAACCATGTCTATTCAAGCGGAGGAAGCCCGTATACGTTTGGATATGGATAGCCTTAACCTTGAACTTGGCGTCAGTACGAACATGACGTTAACCTTGGAAAATATCAATGGGGGAAGACTGAAGTCCATTGAAGGTATTGAGCATTTTGAGATTTTATCCAGTGGGCAATCCCAGAACACAAGCATCGTTAATGGGAAGACCACTCAATCCATACAAGTGAATTATGCTCTTATGCCTAAAACCACAGGAGACTTTACCTTAATTGGCTATGTGGAATATGAAGGGAAGACTTATGAAACCAATGCGCTAGAGGTTCATGTAAGCGAGCAGAGCAGCAAATTAGATGGTGAAACAGAAGATATCTTTCTGAAAACCAACTTGTCCAAAGAGAACGCCTATTTTGGTGAAAAACTTGTGTTGACCTATGAATTGTATTCACGTTATAGAATTGATCACTATGGATTCAAAGATATGGTTCAATTAGATGGTTTCATAACCAAGGATTTTTCGGAAGAACAATTGAAAAGTAATTATGTCACCATTGATGGGAAGAAATATGTCAAGTATGAAGTCAAGAAAATGATTCTTAGTCCTACTACTTCAGGGGCTATGAACATTCCGTCCTATCAACTTGAAGTCATTTTAAGTACAGGTGATTTTTTCAGTCAAGGAAAATCCATGTATTTGAACTCGGATGCGTTGGATGTTCAAATACAGCCATTACCAACAGAGAATCAACCAAAAGATTTTACAGGACTCATTGGACAACTGGATGTACAAGCAACATATAGCCAAGAAGAAGTAGCTTATGGACAATCCCTGTCACTTCATGTGAAGTTATCCGGTAATAGTAACTTAGAATTGGTGGATAGCATCTTTCCAAAAGATATGGATAACTTTACAGTGTATGAGACAGAGAAAGACCTAAGAGAAGACGTAATAGGCAACGATTATGTGGCAGAAAAAGGATTTGAAATGATTCTTGTTCCCAAAGCTACAGGTGAAATAACCATTAACCCTATACAGATCACCTATTTTGATGTGGTTACGGAAACTTATCAAGATGCTGTGATTTCTGGAAAAACCATTACAGTGAATGGGACCATGCCAACAGTGGCATCACAAACGGGTAATGCTGGGGTAGTAGAACGCCAACAGATGATTATTAATCAGATTAATCCAGTACAATTGGATGAGGCTTACTTTACATTAAAGAAAAGTCATGTCTACACAGGTATAGTAATCATACTCTTGCTAATCACGATACTTGCAATCTTCTATTATATGCGAATGAAAAATAGAAAACGGGATAAACCCTTACAAGCCATCTATGAGCGTGTGAAGAAAGCTAAGGATAATCAAGATTATTACAATATACTGAATGATATGATTAAGTATCGGTATCACATCAGTATAAAAGCTTCTAGCCGAGAAGATATTAAGCAACACATTCTTAACCCAACAGTAGTAGCGTCTGTTTTTGATATGATGGATATGATGGAAAACAATTTTCAGCAAGAGCAAAAATCCAATAGTCACATAAAAGAGATGATGAAGAACATCTATCAGGAGATAAAAAAGAAAAAGCAGATGTGTTGA
- a CDS encoding response regulator has translation MLKVVIIDDEPLVLEGLKGMVNWENYGFKVCGEALDGEEGYELIQTTNPDLVITDMRMPVMNGLELIERCYAMNMKAKFVILSGYSEFEYVKKALKLQTFQYLLKPIDNDEMHALLRDIKQCNLDERTQKERIQKDIHFVLHTSLKRLVSGECKASLCERIALILNLHHQHPLQLHYTLLWFQGEKRTSRKEDVREVLEQILPSVGHPIQLVVFDLDDKSAGVFLYGMGMTNHTIQSIYKMFYDRWSLRDDQVIAFITGLKRTLAAFKSIDQEIERLKKLHFYEEHQKIIMCHQDIPIKYSQDISTIHMQPLLRDLPYMSKKTLDYQLIAMFSQIKEEKIEPSILNLWAAHIKETLLTLSHPMPCKSKDSISNRTGNMPTAYTSYWILKKDISHLIHLIHQQHEDEDDRIQRIKAYVNKHYDKDIKLKMLSKTFQCNSTYIGQRFQKEVGMKYNAYVLHVRLKKAKELLLYTNKNIKEVAYATGFNNPDYFVLKFKEAEGHSPTVFRNQNIEQRGGIR, from the coding sequence ATGTTAAAAGTAGTTATTATTGATGATGAACCACTAGTACTTGAAGGATTAAAGGGTATGGTGAACTGGGAGAACTATGGATTCAAAGTATGTGGTGAGGCACTTGATGGGGAAGAGGGTTATGAGCTTATTCAAACAACGAATCCAGATCTGGTTATAACAGATATGAGGATGCCTGTTATGAACGGTTTAGAACTGATTGAAAGATGTTATGCTATGAATATGAAAGCAAAATTCGTTATATTAAGTGGCTACAGCGAGTTTGAATATGTCAAAAAAGCCCTGAAACTTCAAACCTTTCAATATCTACTCAAACCCATCGACAATGACGAAATGCATGCTCTTCTTAGAGACATTAAACAATGTAATTTAGATGAACGAACACAAAAGGAACGGATACAAAAGGATATTCATTTTGTTCTGCATACCAGTTTGAAGCGTTTGGTATCGGGAGAGTGTAAAGCATCTCTATGTGAGCGAATAGCCTTGATACTCAATTTGCATCATCAACATCCGTTACAGTTACACTATACGCTCCTATGGTTTCAAGGAGAAAAGAGAACCTCCAGAAAAGAAGATGTAAGAGAAGTATTGGAACAGATCTTACCATCAGTTGGTCATCCAATCCAACTGGTGGTTTTTGATCTTGATGACAAGAGTGCAGGTGTTTTTCTCTATGGCATGGGTATGACCAATCACACCATTCAGTCCATTTACAAGATGTTTTATGACAGATGGTCCCTTAGAGATGATCAGGTTATTGCTTTTATAACCGGTTTAAAAAGGACATTGGCAGCATTCAAATCCATTGACCAAGAAATAGAAAGGTTAAAAAAGCTCCATTTCTATGAGGAACATCAAAAAATCATCATGTGCCATCAGGATATACCTATAAAGTATAGTCAAGATATTTCAACTATTCACATGCAGCCATTATTACGTGACCTTCCCTACATGTCTAAGAAAACATTGGATTATCAACTGATAGCCATGTTTAGCCAAATAAAAGAAGAAAAGATTGAACCTTCTATTTTGAATCTCTGGGCTGCTCATATCAAAGAAACATTACTGACCTTAAGCCATCCCATGCCATGTAAATCTAAAGATAGCATCAGTAATCGTACAGGTAACATGCCAACAGCTTATACCAGCTATTGGATTTTAAAAAAAGATATATCTCACCTCATTCATCTGATCCATCAACAGCATGAGGACGAAGACGATAGGATACAACGGATAAAAGCATACGTGAACAAACACTATGACAAAGATATAAAACTTAAAATGCTATCCAAGACGTTTCAATGCAATTCAACGTATATCGGCCAGCGATTTCAGAAAGAAGTTGGTATGAAATACAATGCGTATGTCCTACATGTACGCTTGAAAAAAGCAAAAGAATTATTGCTTTACACCAATAAGAACATAAAAGAAGTAGCCTATGCAACAGGCTTTAATAATCCCGATTATTTTGTGCTTAAATTTAAAGAGGCAGAAGGACATTCACCAACGGTTTTTCGCAATCAAAACATTGAGCAAAGAGGGGGGATTAGATGA
- a CDS encoding vWA domain-containing protein, translated as MRIAYWYVLLLIPIVIYFFLRKKKQSSLKFSDVNLLKRQGSKKSYRYKIGRYLILLGSILFIIALSRPRIPKHMNPFMEKGIDIAMLLDVSGSMESVDFEPNRLEVAKSTMNDFIKERRQDRVALVVFAGNAYTRIPLTLDHTMVMSSVKDVDVSSVKEQGTAIGMAISVGMNRLKKSDSASKIMILVTDGDNNAGAIDPLTASQLSKDLGIKIYTIGVGTDKTIIPVDYFGVTQYQQIEGGLNEELLKDLAEATGGAYYRAKDSKALEDIFMTINQLEKTNFEHDHFREYHELAYMLIKIGLIVLALGLFLDRYYYIQIP; from the coding sequence ATGAGAATAGCATATTGGTACGTTTTATTGCTTATACCCATTGTTATCTATTTTTTCTTACGAAAGAAAAAACAGTCATCCCTTAAGTTTTCTGATGTAAACCTTTTAAAGCGTCAAGGTAGTAAGAAGTCATACAGGTATAAGATTGGTCGATATTTGATTTTACTAGGAAGTATTCTTTTCATAATAGCCTTATCTCGACCAAGAATCCCCAAGCATATGAACCCTTTCATGGAGAAGGGTATTGATATAGCCATGTTACTGGATGTATCCGGTTCTATGGAGTCTGTGGATTTTGAACCCAATCGATTAGAGGTCGCCAAGTCGACTATGAATGATTTTATTAAGGAACGACGGCAGGATAGAGTGGCATTGGTTGTTTTTGCAGGAAATGCTTATACCCGCATACCCCTAACCCTAGATCATACCATGGTTATGAGCTCCGTTAAAGATGTGGATGTGTCATCGGTGAAAGAACAGGGAACGGCTATTGGTATGGCCATATCCGTCGGTATGAATCGCTTGAAGAAAAGTGATTCTGCTTCTAAGATTATGATTCTTGTAACAGATGGTGATAATAATGCTGGTGCCATAGACCCCTTAACAGCAAGCCAGTTATCAAAAGACTTGGGTATTAAAATATATACCATTGGTGTGGGTACAGATAAGACGATTATACCTGTGGATTATTTCGGTGTGACCCAGTATCAGCAGATTGAAGGTGGTCTTAATGAGGAGCTATTGAAGGATTTAGCAGAGGCAACAGGTGGAGCGTATTATCGAGCGAAGGATTCTAAGGCATTAGAAGATATATTTATGACGATTAATCAGTTAGAGAAAACGAATTTTGAACACGATCATTTTAGAGAATATCATGAATTGGCTTATATGCTTATCAAGATAGGGTTAATCGTACTTGCCCTTGGCCTATTCTTAGATCGCTATTATTATATTCAGATTCCCTAA
- a CDS encoding vWA domain-containing protein has product MSQIFKYPNHYIYMVIPIIVLLILVLGRRKKAGILTKMRLNLTMKYEKIRIVIIVVSLVLLCIALLGPQKLTGTMEVKRERLDIYVLLDTSKSMLVEDTLPNRLEREKQIVHHILASLDGDRIGFIPFSSSAYIQMPLTDDYNMAKMFLDVVDTDMIGGGGSDVGKAIKLAYDSFERTTLGDKVILIISDGEEHDKESEEALKAIMDDQLKVYAIGVGTSEGGLIPIYNETGQVTDYKKDKNGNPVMSKLNDATLKGLAKIGHGAYYASTMDAHEVNAFLSSIASLKKDGNTTKEINQYQQLYPYFLGMGLSLFLIAYLVPVRRQKI; this is encoded by the coding sequence GTGTCCCAGATATTTAAATATCCTAATCATTATATATACATGGTTATTCCCATTATTGTTCTGCTCATATTGGTTTTGGGCAGGCGAAAAAAAGCGGGCATTTTAACCAAAATGCGTTTAAATCTAACCATGAAATACGAAAAAATACGGATTGTGATAATCGTCGTAAGCTTAGTCCTCCTATGTATTGCACTCCTTGGACCTCAGAAACTAACAGGTACCATGGAAGTGAAGCGTGAGCGTTTGGATATCTATGTCTTACTGGATACATCCAAAAGTATGTTGGTAGAAGATACTCTGCCCAATCGATTAGAACGCGAAAAACAGATTGTGCATCATATTCTAGCGTCGTTGGATGGTGATCGTATCGGTTTTATACCTTTTTCTTCCTCGGCTTATATTCAGATGCCACTAACGGATGATTACAACATGGCTAAGATGTTTTTAGATGTGGTGGATACGGACATGATCGGTGGAGGCGGCAGTGATGTAGGAAAAGCCATTAAATTAGCGTATGACTCCTTTGAACGGACAACCTTAGGTGATAAAGTTATTCTCATTATCAGTGATGGTGAGGAACATGATAAAGAGAGTGAAGAGGCCCTTAAGGCAATCATGGATGACCAGTTAAAAGTATATGCTATAGGAGTAGGAACCAGTGAAGGTGGACTTATTCCCATATATAATGAGACAGGTCAAGTCACCGATTATAAAAAGGACAAGAACGGTAATCCTGTCATGTCGAAGCTGAATGATGCCACGTTGAAAGGGCTGGCCAAGATTGGTCATGGTGCATATTATGCTTCAACCATGGATGCTCATGAGGTCAATGCCTTTTTGTCCAGCATTGCATCCTTAAAAAAGGATGGTAACACCACAAAGGAAATTAATCAATATCAACAATTATATCCTTACTTTCTCGGTATGGGATTAAGCCTATTCTTAATAGCTTACCTTGTACCCGTTAGGAGGCAGAAGATATGA
- a CDS encoding GH36-type glycosyl hydrolase domain-containing protein yields MKFGYFDEKQREYVITTPKTPVKWINYIGGLEFGGFIDQTGGALLCKGDPALNRITKYIPQLPASDFNGTTLYIRIKDGDAYELITPFYTPVLDDYTTYTCHVGLGYSTYRSEIKGIHTEVTVFVPLQGEQEIRSIKVTNKRSETIEMAIIPVVEYSHFEAMKQFNNADWVPQTMQSEVVEEDNGLKTIKQYAFMRKGTQENYFTSNCPIDSFETDRERFLGDYGYGSWKKPMSLQNDHLSNYEAKRGNNMAAALHVMGNVKANGTVTLITQLGQSDNFEKSLASIKKYRDENLVQQALEDVKKNWNSYLDNFQVITPDSSMNLLVNVFNARQCMVTKNWSRFLSLYQLGLGARGIGFRDTSQDLLGAVGIAPETTIDMMVKVLSTQRRDGSAMHQFFPSTMEATNGDSDEMEDRDHYYGDDHLWIGLTVCGYVKETGDVEFLKKVVPFYDKDREGCIIESGTILEHLKRSLAFTKQHVGAHGIPYLGFADWNDTVNLPKGAESSFNANLYGKLLLEMIALMEALEEQGTADHYRRDYREMKEVYHQHCWDGSWYLRYYDKDGNPLGSSKNDEGKIYTNAQSWSILSGFAEKDRAEKAMNSVNTYLATEHGIKLSYPGYDGYDPYKGGVSTYPPGAKENGGIFLHANPWVIIAETMLGHGDRAFDYYNRINPVNKNEEMDAFEVEPYVFPQNILGDEHPQFGLGRNSWLSGTASWMYQAATQYILGIRPDYEGLIIDPCIPKAWDGFHVTRKWRKATYAIEVKNPHHVSKGVATLEMDGVQYEHMLPNMSDGKLHKVLVIMG; encoded by the coding sequence ATGAAATTTGGATATTTTGATGAGAAACAGAGAGAATATGTGATTACTACACCCAAAACACCTGTGAAATGGATTAATTATATAGGAGGGCTTGAATTTGGAGGTTTTATTGATCAAACAGGTGGCGCACTCTTATGTAAAGGGGACCCTGCTCTTAATCGCATAACCAAGTATATTCCTCAATTACCTGCTTCAGATTTTAATGGGACAACCTTATACATACGTATCAAAGATGGGGATGCTTATGAGTTGATTACACCCTTCTATACCCCTGTTTTAGATGACTATACCACGTATACCTGTCATGTGGGTCTTGGTTATTCCACCTATAGGAGTGAGATAAAAGGCATCCATACGGAAGTGACAGTCTTTGTACCTTTACAAGGGGAACAAGAAATTAGAAGCATCAAAGTGACCAATAAACGCTCAGAGACCATTGAGATGGCTATTATTCCTGTAGTGGAATATTCACATTTTGAGGCGATGAAACAGTTCAATAATGCTGATTGGGTGCCTCAGACCATGCAATCAGAGGTTGTAGAAGAAGACAATGGACTTAAGACGATTAAGCAATATGCTTTCATGAGAAAAGGTACACAGGAGAATTATTTTACATCCAATTGCCCCATAGACTCTTTTGAGACGGACCGGGAGCGGTTTCTTGGCGACTATGGCTATGGCAGCTGGAAAAAGCCAATGAGCTTACAAAATGATCACCTGAGTAATTATGAAGCCAAACGCGGCAACAACATGGCGGCAGCACTTCATGTTATGGGCAATGTGAAAGCCAATGGTACCGTGACCCTTATAACGCAGCTTGGACAAAGTGATAATTTCGAGAAGAGCTTAGCATCCATCAAGAAGTATCGGGATGAAAACCTTGTCCAACAAGCATTGGAAGACGTTAAGAAGAATTGGAACAGTTATCTGGATAACTTTCAAGTAATCACGCCAGATAGTAGTATGAATCTATTGGTAAATGTGTTCAACGCCAGACAGTGTATGGTCACAAAAAACTGGTCAAGGTTCTTATCCCTGTATCAATTAGGGCTTGGCGCACGGGGTATTGGTTTTCGTGATACATCCCAAGACCTCTTAGGGGCAGTTGGTATTGCACCTGAGACAACCATAGACATGATGGTGAAAGTACTTTCCACTCAGAGAAGAGATGGTTCAGCTATGCATCAATTTTTTCCATCAACCATGGAAGCTACTAATGGGGATTCAGATGAAATGGAAGACCGGGACCATTATTATGGTGATGATCACCTATGGATTGGCTTGACCGTATGCGGTTATGTAAAAGAAACAGGTGATGTTGAATTTCTTAAGAAGGTTGTGCCTTTCTATGACAAGGACAGAGAAGGATGCATCATTGAATCAGGTACGATTTTGGAACATTTAAAACGCAGTTTAGCTTTTACAAAACAACATGTAGGGGCACACGGTATTCCTTACCTTGGTTTTGCCGATTGGAACGATACAGTGAACTTACCAAAAGGAGCTGAATCAAGCTTTAATGCCAACTTATACGGCAAGCTGCTATTGGAGATGATAGCCCTTATGGAAGCTTTAGAAGAACAAGGGACTGCTGATCATTATCGACGGGATTATAGGGAAATGAAAGAAGTATATCATCAACACTGCTGGGATGGATCATGGTACCTGCGCTATTACGATAAAGACGGTAATCCTCTGGGTTCTTCTAAAAATGATGAGGGTAAAATCTATACCAATGCCCAATCCTGGTCCATATTATCTGGTTTTGCTGAGAAAGATAGGGCAGAAAAAGCCATGAATAGCGTTAACACATATCTGGCAACCGAGCACGGTATCAAATTAAGTTACCCAGGATATGATGGTTACGACCCCTATAAGGGTGGTGTTTCCACTTATCCACCAGGAGCAAAAGAAAACGGTGGTATTTTCCTACATGCTAATCCTTGGGTGATTATTGCTGAAACCATGTTGGGTCATGGGGATAGGGCATTTGACTACTATAACCGTATTAACCCTGTTAATAAGAATGAAGAAATGGATGCATTTGAAGTAGAACCGTATGTATTCCCTCAAAACATATTAGGGGATGAACATCCTCAGTTCGGTCTGGGTCGAAACAGTTGGTTATCGGGTACAGCCTCATGGATGTACCAAGCAGCAACTCAGTACATACTTGGTATACGACCAGACTACGAAGGTCTTATTATTGACCCTTGTATACCAAAAGCATGGGATGGTTTTCATGTGACAAGAAAATGGCGAAAGGCCACTTATGCCATTGAAGTTAAGAACCCTCACCATGTATCAAAAGGTGTTGCAACCCTTGAAATGGATGGGGTGCAATATGAACACATGCTGCCTAACATGTCAGATGGCAAGCTGCATAAAGTGCTTGTTATAATGGGTTAA